The following proteins are encoded in a genomic region of Glycine max cultivar Williams 82 chromosome 18, Glycine_max_v4.0, whole genome shotgun sequence:
- the LOC102666103 gene encoding uncharacterized protein yields the protein MSNHKSIESAIKNLEIQVGHLAKQIVENSSRGFGANTEKNPKEECKAVMTRSKKETMMEMKRENEEEKKTKSEVAKEKKKEVVPCTGKEAPYPLVPSKKDKERHFAHFLDIFKKLEITIPFGKALQQMPLYSKFLNDLLTKKGKYIHSDDIMVEGNCSAVIQRILPPKYKDPGSVTIPCSIGVVSDGKALIDLGASINLMPLSMCRRIGELEIMPTRMTLRLADRSIIRPYGVVEDVLVKVHQFTFLADFVIMDIEEDTGIPLILGRPFMLTANCVVDMGKGNLEMSVDDQMVRFDLFDAVKHSIDWNVYSKMDEIENEIAQMARAKISQDP from the exons ATGTCCAACCATAAGAGCATTGAGTCAGCCATTAAGAACCTGGAGATTCAAGTGGGACACCTAGCTAAGCAAATAGTGGAGAATTCTTCTAGAGGTTTTGGAGCTAATACAGAGAAAAATCCCAAGGAAGAATGCAAGGCTGTCATGACTAGAAGCAAGAAGGAGACCATGATGGAGATGAAA agagaaaatgaggaAGAGAAAAAGACAAAGAGTGAGGTTgccaaagaaaagaagaaggaggttGTTCCATGTACAGGGAAGGAAGCACCATATCCATTGGTGCCGTctaagaaggacaaggaacgaCACTTCGCTCATTTCCTtgatatatttaagaaattagagATAACTATTCCATTTGGAAAAGCCTTGcaacagatgccactctactccaaatTTCTTAATGATCTGCTGACCAAGAAGGGAAAATATATTCACAGTGATGATATTATGGTGGAGGGAAATTGCAGTGCTGTTATTCAGAGGATCCTTCCACCAAAATACAAGGATCCAGGGAGTGTCACAATCCCTTGCTCAATTGGTGTTGTGTCAGATGGAAAAGCCCTTATTGACTTAGGAGCTAGCATTAATTTAATGCCTCTATCCATGTGCAGAAGGATTGGAGAGCTAGAAATCATGCCTACAAGAATGACATTGCGGCTAGCAGATCGATCAATCATAAGGCCATATGGTGTAGTGGAAGACGTGTTGGTCAAAGTGCATCAATTTACTTTCCTTGCAGATTTTGTGATAATGGACATTGAAGAAGACACTGGAATCCCGTTGATTTTAGGTCGTCCCTTCATGTTAACAGCCAACTGTGTGGTTGATATGGGGAAAGGTAATTTGGAAATGAGTGTGGATGACCAAATGGTGagatttgatttgtttgatgCAGTAAAGCACTCAATTGACTGGAATGTCTATTCCAAGATGGATGAGATTGAGAATGAGATAGCTCAGATGGCCAGAGCTAAGATTTCACAGGACCCTTAG